A stretch of Lysinibacillus agricola DNA encodes these proteins:
- a CDS encoding phage portal protein has translation MGLIKEWREWRDYRCIQEFRESGMDELLLQAGLTSAVLTKEEALSIPSVGTCVDLISDIIATLPIKLHKETSGKVDEMEEDRRIILLNDETHDTLDGFQFKKALVTDYLLEGAGYAYINRRRNNVESLHYVENRNVSVLVGIDPIFKSYDISVNGVNYREFEFIKIARNSKDGVTGNGIIKDHNKILSVAYNTLVYEDSLVRTGGNKKGFLKSLGRLSKDAITELKTAWNNLYKNNTENIVVLNNGLDFKEASSTSVEMQLNENKKTNSSEINKLFKVPDSILDGSANEEVHTNFIKNCILPIIRAIETALNKDLLLPSEKEQSFYFAFDMKELVKGDIEKRFKAYEIAVKNGWMQVDEVRYSEDLPPLGLDFIKLGLQDVLYDPKTRTIYTPNTNKTADISDGGQVSEKGGEEVED, from the coding sequence GTGGGATTAATAAAAGAGTGGCGTGAATGGCGTGATTATAGATGTATTCAGGAGTTTCGTGAAAGTGGAATGGATGAATTGTTGCTGCAAGCAGGTTTAACAAGTGCAGTTTTAACAAAGGAAGAAGCGCTAAGTATACCTAGTGTTGGCACCTGTGTAGATTTGATTTCGGACATTATTGCAACTTTACCTATCAAATTGCACAAAGAAACCAGCGGTAAAGTTGATGAAATGGAAGAAGATAGACGAATTATTTTGCTTAATGACGAGACACACGACACGCTAGATGGCTTCCAATTTAAAAAGGCCCTAGTAACTGATTACTTGTTGGAGGGTGCAGGGTATGCATATATCAACCGAAGAAGAAACAATGTCGAAAGTCTTCACTATGTAGAAAATCGAAATGTATCGGTGCTAGTTGGTATTGATCCGATATTTAAAAGCTATGATATTTCCGTTAATGGAGTGAATTATCGTGAATTTGAATTTATAAAGATCGCTCGAAATTCAAAAGACGGTGTAACAGGTAATGGCATCATTAAGGATCACAATAAAATTTTATCTGTAGCGTACAATACGCTAGTTTATGAGGATTCGCTTGTTAGGACTGGCGGTAATAAAAAAGGTTTCTTAAAGTCATTGGGCCGATTGTCAAAGGATGCAATTACGGAATTAAAAACAGCCTGGAACAATTTATACAAGAACAATACAGAGAATATTGTTGTATTAAATAATGGCTTAGATTTCAAAGAGGCGTCGAGCACATCGGTTGAAATGCAGCTGAATGAAAACAAAAAGACCAATTCAAGCGAAATAAATAAACTTTTCAAAGTACCTGATAGCATTTTGGATGGATCAGCCAATGAAGAAGTGCATACAAACTTTATTAAAAATTGCATACTGCCGATTATTCGAGCAATTGAAACGGCATTGAACAAGGACTTGCTTCTTCCATCGGAAAAAGAGCAGTCTTTTTATTTTGCTTTCGATATGAAAGAGCTTGTTAAAGGTGATATTGAAAAACGTTTTAAAGCTTATGAAATTGCTGTTAAAAATGGTTGGATGCAAGTAGATGAAGTTCGTTATTCAGAAGATCTGCCGCCGCTGGGGTTAGATTTCATTAAGTTAGGCTTGCAAGATGTCTTGTATGATCCAAAAACACGGACGATTTACACACCAAACACGAATAAAACAGCTGATATTTCAGATGGTGGCCAAGTATCCGAGAAGGGAGGTGAAGAAGTTGAGGATTGA
- a CDS encoding HK97 family phage prohead protease encodes MRIEIRENQVLLDGYVNAVERESRVLPSPRGRFKEKIRAKTFERALDKAENVDLLFNHDKNRKLGSLQEGNLRLYEDNIGLRAIAHVSDEDIIQKAKDGKLKGWSFGFVDNKPSWEDGEDGIQKRTLEDIELLEVSILDKTPAYVATSIEARGEEQAISETRGADFKAEIENRSEETRSKKDIDYSLYEKEIELLKLKGGN; translated from the coding sequence TTGAGGATTGAAATTAGAGAAAATCAAGTGTTGCTAGATGGCTATGTAAATGCTGTAGAGCGTGAAAGTCGTGTTTTACCTTCACCAAGAGGACGATTTAAAGAAAAAATTCGTGCCAAAACGTTCGAAAGAGCTTTGGATAAGGCTGAAAATGTGGATTTATTATTCAATCACGACAAAAACCGTAAGCTTGGGTCATTACAAGAGGGCAATTTGCGACTCTATGAGGATAACATCGGTTTACGTGCTATTGCTCATGTATCTGATGAAGATATTATTCAAAAGGCGAAAGACGGCAAGCTGAAAGGGTGGTCATTTGGCTTTGTCGATAACAAACCATCATGGGAAGACGGAGAAGACGGCATTCAGAAACGCACATTAGAGGACATCGAACTATTAGAGGTGTCTATTTTAGATAAAACGCCAGCTTATGTTGCTACTTCAATTGAAGCACGCGGAGAGGAACAAGCAATTTCTGAAACTCGCGGTGCAGATTTTAAAGCCGAAATTGAAAATCGCTCAGAAGAAACACGTTCTAAAAAAGATATTGATTACTCATTGTATGAAAAAGAAATTGAGCTTTTAAAATTGAAAGGTGGAAACTAA
- a CDS encoding phage major capsid protein, which produces MKKGIKKFIETRSMPSLVEQRNNLLDEMDNLLKGAKEETRALTDQESTRFDEVKKEIAGLDKTIAALDEARSLDKKEPAKQAEKRTLEESETRAFENYIRGVVEERADVNLTVGANGAVIPSSIANKIIQKVYDISPIYQLATRYNIGGSLSIPYYDESAGTIEMAYADEFVELESTSGKFTSIELKGFLAGALSKVSKSLVNNSQFDLVSFVVGKMAESIAKWIENQLLNGTQNKITGLSTVKQSVTAAAATVLTADELIDVQEEVPDAFQGNAIWIMNKTTRKAIRKLKDGQGNYLLNKDATARWGYTLLGKDVYTSDNMSGMEAGKTAIYYGDMSGLAVKLSENVSIEILREKYATQHAIGVVGWIEIDSKIENEQKISKLVMKSA; this is translated from the coding sequence ATGAAAAAAGGTATTAAGAAATTTATTGAAACGCGATCTATGCCATCACTAGTTGAGCAGCGCAACAACTTATTAGATGAAATGGACAATTTACTAAAGGGTGCCAAAGAAGAAACACGCGCACTAACTGACCAAGAATCAACTCGTTTTGATGAAGTCAAAAAAGAAATCGCTGGGCTTGATAAAACAATCGCTGCATTGGATGAAGCACGTTCTTTAGATAAAAAAGAACCTGCTAAACAAGCTGAAAAACGTACTCTAGAAGAATCTGAAACGCGTGCTTTTGAAAATTACATTCGTGGGGTAGTGGAGGAACGAGCAGATGTTAATTTAACTGTAGGGGCAAACGGTGCCGTAATTCCTTCCAGTATTGCAAACAAAATCATTCAAAAGGTATATGATATTTCACCGATTTATCAATTAGCAACTCGCTATAATATCGGTGGTTCATTAAGTATTCCTTATTATGATGAATCTGCAGGAACAATTGAAATGGCTTATGCAGATGAATTTGTGGAATTAGAATCTACAAGTGGAAAATTCACATCAATTGAGTTAAAAGGTTTCTTAGCAGGTGCATTAAGTAAAGTGTCTAAGTCACTCGTTAATAATTCTCAATTTGATCTTGTTTCATTTGTTGTGGGGAAAATGGCTGAATCAATCGCAAAATGGATTGAAAACCAATTATTAAATGGGACACAAAATAAAATTACAGGCCTATCAACGGTTAAGCAATCTGTAACTGCAGCAGCCGCAACAGTATTAACAGCAGATGAATTAATTGATGTTCAAGAAGAAGTACCTGACGCTTTCCAGGGCAATGCTATTTGGATTATGAATAAAACTACACGTAAAGCTATTCGAAAATTGAAAGATGGACAAGGCAACTACCTATTAAACAAAGATGCTACAGCTCGTTGGGGATATACTTTACTAGGTAAAGATGTTTATACATCGGATAATATGTCCGGAATGGAAGCAGGGAAAACAGCAATTTACTATGGTGATATGTCGGGCCTTGCAGTAAAACTTTCTGAGAATGTTTCGATTGAAATTCTACGCGAAAAGTATGCTACTCAACACGCAATTGGTGTTGTTGGTTGGATTGAAATTGATTCAAAGATTGAAAATGAACAAAAAATCTCTAAATTAGTTATGAAATCAGCGTAG
- a CDS encoding head-tail connector protein has translation MQVSEITPGELAKYAREDETDTEVLSTFTLILSAVKAYIKGYTGLSDEQLDTKEDVSIAVFVLANEMYENRIFTVKDNNVNKVVQSILDMHSINLL, from the coding sequence ATGCAGGTTAGTGAAATTACGCCAGGTGAGCTGGCTAAATATGCGAGAGAAGATGAAACGGATACAGAAGTCCTTTCAACTTTTACACTTATTCTATCCGCTGTAAAGGCTTATATAAAAGGCTATACAGGGTTATCGGATGAACAACTAGATACAAAAGAAGATGTTTCTATAGCTGTATTTGTGCTTGCGAATGAAATGTATGAAAACCGTATCTTTACAGTGAAAGATAACAATGTAAATAAAGTTGTTCAATCTATTTTAGATATGCACTCTATTAATTTACTTTGA
- a CDS encoding phage head closure protein: MNPGDLRHRIEIFTNQKAKNELEETIYKFLPVKKIWAAIIPQTGSLQKQVADTVLTNVTHKIIVRYNASKDITKDMRIGYKGHEFEIKYILNPYFKNETLEIFVQEVLK; encoded by the coding sequence ATGAATCCTGGAGATTTAAGACACAGAATTGAAATTTTCACTAATCAAAAGGCAAAAAATGAATTAGAAGAAACAATTTATAAATTTCTACCTGTTAAAAAAATATGGGCGGCGATCATTCCACAAACAGGCTCGCTACAAAAACAAGTTGCTGACACAGTACTAACGAATGTCACGCATAAAATCATTGTTCGTTACAACGCTAGTAAAGACATTACAAAGGATATGCGTATTGGTTATAAGGGTCATGAGTTTGAAATCAAATATATTCTTAATCCTTATTTTAAGAATGAGACGCTTGAAATCTTTGTCCAGGAGGTGTTGAAGTGA
- a CDS encoding HK97 gp10 family phage protein: MSIQMNGLTDFQRDLYNTATKSLPNEAPKLMRKIGSKARTTVAKKSRSLVKKKTGTYHKKWKRGKVFVGYHGELVVRVYNSSPHAHLVEDGHWMVDHEGNKTGDFVPGKKPLDKGMREFEASGDVEIETVKWLDDLLKKAKL, translated from the coding sequence GTGAGCATTCAAATGAACGGTTTAACTGACTTTCAAAGAGATTTATATAATACAGCAACAAAAAGTCTTCCAAATGAGGCCCCAAAATTGATGCGTAAAATTGGCTCAAAAGCAAGAACAACTGTGGCTAAAAAATCTCGCAGTCTTGTAAAAAAGAAGACAGGAACATACCACAAAAAGTGGAAACGTGGTAAAGTCTTTGTCGGTTATCACGGCGAATTAGTTGTACGTGTTTATAATTCATCACCTCACGCACACTTGGTGGAGGATGGCCACTGGATGGTAGACCACGAAGGCAATAAAACAGGTGATTTTGTGCCAGGTAAAAAACCATTGGACAAGGGCATGAGAGAATTTGAAGCCTCAGGTGATGTAGAAATTGAAACAGTAAAATGGCTTGATGACCTGTTGAAGAAGGCGAAACTATGA
- a CDS encoding phage tail terminator family protein translates to MITFKQIKTTINKKLLSNFDIDVSSKSANEGFTRPSFKVELDNVRREGYLTQVEKSCTVRIFYFPADEIDNSVELLDVQEKLGDLFDLKFTVEDRHLGINEPNFDEIDGVLQFEFDLQFFDGRESGINIEDEINNGKDWYEKHPIELMGELDDEEGD, encoded by the coding sequence ATGATTACTTTTAAACAAATTAAAACGACAATTAATAAGAAATTGCTATCGAATTTTGATATAGATGTTTCAAGTAAATCAGCGAACGAGGGCTTTACTAGGCCATCATTCAAAGTGGAATTAGATAATGTGAGGCGAGAGGGCTATTTAACACAAGTTGAAAAGTCTTGTACGGTTCGCATTTTTTATTTCCCTGCAGATGAAATTGATAACTCCGTTGAATTGTTAGATGTTCAAGAAAAGTTAGGCGATTTATTCGACTTGAAATTCACTGTTGAGGATCGCCATTTAGGTATAAACGAACCGAATTTTGATGAAATAGATGGCGTGCTGCAGTTTGAATTTGATCTTCAATTCTTTGATGGACGTGAGTCAGGAATCAACATCGAGGATGAAATTAACAACGGTAAAGATTGGTATGAAAAACATCCAATTGAGCTTATGGGCGAATTGGATGATGAGGAAGGGGATTAA
- a CDS encoding phage tail sheath subtilisin-like domain-containing protein: protein MGLPQINIEFIGKAENVIKRSQLGIVALILKDDVQTADTVIYKNIEDVPTDGWSPTNLDYIQLTFKGTPGKVIIERLPSTAADYTDALIRLNNKRFNYLAIPSIGDKETITTASWIKSKRGQKKTVKAVLPNCKADHEGIINFTTGGIRVGEKEYTTAEYTCRIAGILAGLPFTRSSTYYELNEIDAITEIEDPDEAVDNGELILINDSEVIKIGRGVNSLTTLIGVKTEDFKSIRIMEVQDLIKDDIRTTFDKYYVGKLINSYDNQVLFIQSVNVYYAGLGGQEILDPKFDNLAEVNVKKQRAAWEKIGVDTSDWDDQKVKERTFKRNVFLAGKVKIVDAMEDLDLDITI, encoded by the coding sequence ATGGGCCTACCGCAAATTAATATTGAGTTTATAGGTAAAGCTGAGAATGTTATCAAACGTAGTCAGCTAGGAATTGTAGCTTTAATTTTAAAAGATGATGTGCAAACAGCTGATACAGTGATTTATAAAAACATTGAGGATGTGCCAACAGATGGATGGTCTCCAACAAACTTAGATTATATTCAATTAACGTTTAAGGGTACACCTGGCAAAGTAATTATTGAACGTTTGCCATCAACTGCAGCCGATTACACTGATGCATTGATACGGTTAAATAATAAACGCTTTAATTACTTGGCTATACCAAGTATTGGAGATAAGGAAACAATAACCACAGCTTCTTGGATCAAATCCAAACGTGGCCAGAAAAAGACTGTTAAAGCTGTACTACCTAACTGTAAGGCGGATCATGAAGGGATTATTAACTTCACAACAGGCGGAATTAGAGTGGGTGAAAAAGAGTACACGACAGCTGAATACACATGTCGTATTGCAGGCATTTTAGCGGGGTTGCCATTTACTCGATCATCTACTTATTACGAGTTGAACGAAATCGATGCTATTACAGAAATAGAAGATCCTGACGAAGCTGTTGATAATGGTGAACTTATTCTTATCAATGATAGTGAGGTTATTAAAATTGGACGAGGTGTAAATAGTTTAACGACACTTATAGGGGTAAAAACGGAAGACTTTAAATCAATTCGAATCATGGAAGTGCAAGACCTGATTAAAGATGATATTCGTACAACCTTTGATAAATATTATGTCGGTAAATTAATCAATAGCTACGATAACCAGGTTCTATTTATACAGTCTGTAAATGTTTATTATGCAGGGTTAGGGGGGCAAGAAATACTAGATCCTAAATTTGATAACTTAGCAGAAGTAAATGTGAAAAAACAGCGTGCTGCATGGGAGAAAATAGGTGTCGATACATCCGATTGGGACGATCAAAAAGTCAAAGAAAGAACTTTTAAGCGCAATGTATTTTTAGCCGGAAAGGTCAAAATTGTTGATGCGATGGAGGATTTAGATTTAGATATTACAATTTAA
- a CDS encoding phage tail tube protein, which translates to MEKFKSNRVINGTYGSVWVNNEKWLDVEEFEAKVSIDYEDVNMAEDPATHKKMTGWTGEGSLKVKKVYSRGAKLLAADVKKGKVPEVNIVGKLADPDAFGSERMAIKEVTFSEFMLMQFAQKTVGTEELPFAFADYDLIDLISA; encoded by the coding sequence ATGGAAAAGTTTAAGTCTAATCGCGTTATTAATGGCACATATGGTAGCGTGTGGGTAAACAATGAAAAATGGCTAGATGTTGAGGAATTTGAAGCTAAAGTTTCTATTGATTACGAAGATGTAAATATGGCAGAAGATCCAGCCACTCATAAAAAAATGACAGGTTGGACAGGTGAAGGTTCTTTAAAAGTGAAAAAGGTGTATAGCCGAGGTGCGAAGTTATTAGCAGCCGATGTTAAAAAGGGTAAGGTACCCGAGGTAAATATCGTAGGTAAGCTTGCTGATCCTGACGCTTTCGGTTCTGAACGTATGGCCATTAAAGAAGTAACTTTCAGTGAATTCATGTTAATGCAATTTGCACAAAAAACAGTCGGAACGGAAGAATTACCATTTGCCTTTGCGGATTACGATCTAATCGATTTAATTAGTGCCTAA
- a CDS encoding phage tail assembly chaperone, translating into MSKKTIKRLSVTDLIKEKEKYQVKDDVTEEVLVERLGVDVVLRKPEKSLCVDTMKMARDENNDTDADTYMVYNTMVEPNLKDAELQKAYGVTLPTDIVVKIFDPGEIEQLSGIAFELAGYKKGGVKAIKN; encoded by the coding sequence ATGTCTAAAAAAACAATCAAACGATTATCAGTAACAGATTTAATTAAGGAAAAAGAAAAGTACCAAGTGAAGGATGATGTTACTGAGGAAGTACTTGTAGAGCGTTTAGGCGTTGATGTAGTTTTACGTAAACCTGAAAAATCTCTTTGCGTAGATACTATGAAAATGGCTCGCGATGAAAATAATGATACAGACGCAGATACGTACATGGTGTATAACACGATGGTTGAACCAAATTTAAAAGATGCAGAATTACAGAAAGCATATGGTGTTACATTACCAACCGACATTGTGGTGAAAATATTTGATCCTGGTGAAATTGAACAATTATCAGGTATAGCATTTGAATTAGCAGGGTATAAAAAAGGCGGGGTTAAGGCTATAAAAAACTAA
- a CDS encoding phage tail tape measure protein: MGKRVISAVLSLKDRDFSSNLKRASERSDDFGRGVTRVGNQIQRFGQGATKAFKTVAMGVGAVGAAGVAALGAGVAKSIFDMDSAFATLQAQTGATAEQMEVYGSAAKEVFSKGYGENIDEVTNALARVKQNMSNIDNGEISKVTSNSMLLAKTFDSDVNEVTRGANNMMEAFGITSEKAFDLFTAGGQRGLNFSNEMFDNVAEYSSLFGNMGYSAEEYFGIMERGSKAGVYNLDYVNDVMKEFQIRVKDGSKSTDETFSAMSKSTFDLWESFNRGEATVAEVASAVTSELKGMDDQVTANQLAVSLFGTKWEDLEAGAMYAMLGSKEAMSDFEGATDSASAKVEGSLKNRLVSSWRELQVGIADVVNGAGAQEFLQGVADKADELVPAIQGVVEKAFEFGNTVRENWGPIKETLIGVSTAVAVVAAGMGALKVVTTVTSMISSFKTAMGLATAGQWAMNTAMLASPLTWVVVGIAAVVAAGVALYRNWDVVKEKAGELWGKVTEVFGGIYDWGMSKIQPVTGFFQGLYEKFVSFKDAITSFKLPDWVSSIGGTLSGAASKVASFLPSFDVGTNQVASDMTANIHKDEMIIPARQAARIRAAGGTIDNIDQMIQPKSVAVAKPAPSGNTSQATPSNNGGISLVIENINAKGVTAMEVVNEVVPLLKLRLANM, from the coding sequence GTGGGAAAAAGGGTTATATCTGCAGTCTTATCGTTGAAAGATCGTGATTTTTCTAGCAATTTAAAACGAGCGAGTGAACGATCAGATGATTTCGGCCGAGGTGTTACCAGGGTAGGAAATCAGATACAACGATTCGGGCAAGGTGCTACCAAGGCATTTAAAACGGTAGCGATGGGTGTCGGAGCAGTAGGTGCTGCCGGAGTTGCGGCATTAGGTGCAGGCGTTGCAAAATCCATTTTTGATATGGATAGTGCTTTTGCTACGTTGCAAGCCCAAACTGGTGCAACAGCCGAGCAAATGGAAGTATACGGTAGTGCAGCAAAAGAAGTATTTAGCAAAGGGTACGGAGAAAACATCGATGAAGTAACAAATGCATTGGCTCGCGTCAAACAAAATATGAGTAATATCGATAATGGGGAAATTAGTAAAGTTACTTCAAATTCGATGTTATTAGCAAAAACATTTGATTCTGACGTAAACGAAGTCACACGTGGCGCGAACAACATGATGGAAGCTTTCGGTATCACGTCAGAAAAGGCGTTTGACCTTTTTACAGCAGGTGGCCAACGTGGTTTGAACTTTAGTAATGAGATGTTTGACAATGTTGCCGAGTATTCATCTTTGTTTGGCAATATGGGGTATAGCGCGGAAGAATATTTCGGCATCATGGAAAGAGGCTCAAAAGCTGGCGTTTACAATTTAGATTACGTGAATGATGTCATGAAAGAGTTTCAGATCAGGGTTAAAGATGGCTCGAAATCAACAGATGAAACATTCTCAGCCATGAGTAAATCAACATTTGATCTTTGGGAATCATTCAATAGGGGTGAAGCAACTGTCGCTGAGGTTGCAAGTGCTGTAACAAGCGAGTTGAAAGGTATGGATGACCAGGTTACTGCCAACCAATTAGCTGTATCACTTTTCGGTACAAAATGGGAAGACCTCGAGGCAGGGGCTATGTATGCAATGCTTGGTTCAAAAGAAGCTATGTCGGATTTTGAAGGAGCTACGGATTCCGCATCAGCCAAAGTGGAAGGGAGCCTTAAAAATAGGCTAGTTTCGTCTTGGCGTGAACTGCAGGTAGGAATAGCTGACGTTGTAAACGGAGCAGGAGCGCAGGAGTTTTTACAAGGTGTTGCGGATAAAGCTGATGAACTTGTACCAGCAATTCAGGGCGTTGTTGAAAAAGCTTTTGAATTTGGTAATACGGTGAGAGAAAATTGGGGGCCAATTAAAGAAACTCTTATTGGTGTGAGTACAGCGGTAGCCGTTGTAGCTGCAGGAATGGGGGCTTTGAAAGTTGTCACAACAGTAACGTCAATGATTAGTAGTTTTAAAACAGCTATGGGTCTTGCTACTGCAGGTCAATGGGCTATGAATACAGCTATGCTAGCCAGTCCGCTCACTTGGGTAGTTGTTGGTATTGCTGCAGTAGTTGCGGCAGGTGTCGCGTTATATCGTAACTGGGATGTAGTTAAAGAGAAAGCAGGCGAGTTGTGGGGTAAAGTGACGGAGGTATTCGGTGGTATTTATGACTGGGGGATGTCTAAAATCCAACCTGTAACCGGATTTTTCCAGGGCTTATACGAAAAGTTTGTTAGTTTTAAAGATGCAATTACTAGTTTTAAGTTACCTGATTGGGTGTCGTCAATTGGCGGTACACTAAGTGGGGCGGCATCGAAAGTAGCAAGCTTTTTACCATCGTTTGATGTAGGGACTAACCAAGTTGCGAGTGATATGACTGCTAATATTCATAAAGATGAAATGATAATTCCAGCACGCCAAGCGGCTCGTATCCGTGCTGCAGGAGGGACGATTGATAACATCGATCAAATGATTCAACCGAAATCTGTTGCAGTGGCAAAGCCTGCACCATCGGGCAATACATCACAAGCAACACCTTCGAATAATGGTGGTATTTCACTTGTTATTGAAAATATAAATGCAAAAGGTGTAACGGCAATGGAAGTGGTAAATGAAGTGGTGCCATTATTAAAATTAAGATTGGCCAATATGTAG
- a CDS encoding XkdQ/YqbQ family protein, whose protein sequence is MMAHELWLIKGGTKTNITPMIGTLTWRSNMAELGDELNFSIAFNDTNYFPVNPCDIGDMVVLLNNGKEITRAIIVDEVKSGTAPIAYIGFDYAFYLNKSTAVYQFKKLSADACIKKLAKDFNIPIGKITSIPKPISQIYNDKKVSDIIKDILETAEKSLGVKYLMEMRQGKLYIEKRSNVVVTGTFQLYEGGTKYDNHSAIMNPSKRRSIVDMANTIQVVGNNDKVVLTKSDNKMVEKYGRITKVVNLDQNEKKSAKQIAENELKQFSKIIEENEVELMGDDNFRAGRLFKLEEPVTGIKGTFLIKDVLHTISKGIHTMKPSFEVK, encoded by the coding sequence ATGATGGCTCATGAATTATGGTTGATTAAGGGTGGTACCAAGACGAATATAACACCAATGATAGGCACTTTAACCTGGCGTAGTAACATGGCGGAATTAGGGGATGAACTTAATTTTAGCATTGCTTTCAATGATACAAATTACTTTCCAGTGAATCCGTGCGACATAGGCGATATGGTTGTTTTGCTTAACAATGGAAAAGAAATCACGCGTGCTATTATTGTGGACGAGGTAAAGAGTGGGACTGCTCCAATTGCATACATTGGATTTGATTATGCCTTTTATCTAAATAAATCCACAGCTGTATATCAATTTAAAAAGCTATCTGCAGACGCCTGTATTAAGAAGCTGGCAAAAGACTTCAATATTCCAATTGGTAAGATCACATCTATTCCTAAACCAATATCACAAATTTATAACGATAAAAAAGTAAGTGATATTATTAAAGACATTTTAGAGACTGCAGAAAAATCGTTAGGCGTGAAATATTTAATGGAAATGCGCCAGGGCAAACTATACATTGAAAAGCGAAGTAATGTAGTGGTAACAGGTACATTTCAACTTTATGAAGGTGGTACAAAGTACGACAATCATTCAGCTATTATGAATCCATCTAAAAGACGCAGCATCGTGGACATGGCCAACACAATTCAGGTTGTAGGCAACAATGATAAAGTTGTTTTAACAAAATCGGATAATAAAATGGTTGAGAAATATGGTCGAATTACTAAAGTAGTTAATCTAGATCAGAATGAGAAGAAAAGTGCTAAACAGATTGCTGAAAATGAATTAAAGCAGTTTTCCAAAATTATCGAGGAAAACGAAGTTGAATTAATGGGCGATGATAATTTTAGAGCTGGCCGACTATTTAAATTAGAGGAGCCAGTAACAGGCATTAAGGGTACATTTTTGATCAAAGATGTATTACACACGATAAGTAAAGGAATTCACACGATGAAACCGAGTTTTGAGGTGAAGTAA
- a CDS encoding DUF2577 family protein → MDPITELALIIKGGQDGTNASTSKSMTTGKVILPPPVALIQLNDTIDLDNEQLIFTETVVTKGLINGDEVILIPTADEQQYFVIDKAVKFDVT, encoded by the coding sequence ATGGATCCAATAACTGAACTGGCCCTGATAATTAAAGGTGGCCAAGATGGTACAAATGCAAGCACTTCAAAATCTATGACAACTGGAAAAGTAATTTTGCCTCCACCTGTGGCTTTAATACAGCTAAATGATACGATTGATTTAGACAATGAACAACTTATATTTACCGAAACAGTTGTTACCAAAGGCTTAATTAACGGTGATGAAGTTATTTTAATACCGACAGCTGATGAACAACAGTATTTTGTAATCGATAAGGCGGTGAAGTTTGATGTTACCTAA
- a CDS encoding DUF2634 domain-containing protein: MLPKIAELEFNTQDIETDLPPLGKSFLYDFDKGDFVIRNGKMVAIHGLETLKQWILKVLKTERFRFRIYKDIPYGVTIADLIGSSLPRAFVEAEIKREVTASLMEHTHIQDVQEWQFERDGKWMRIKFRVVTVEGAFDIDEQLKEVAA, encoded by the coding sequence ATGTTACCTAAGATTGCAGAACTTGAATTTAATACACAGGACATTGAAACAGACTTGCCGCCACTTGGTAAGTCTTTTTTATATGACTTTGATAAAGGGGATTTTGTGATACGTAACGGAAAGATGGTTGCAATTCACGGTCTTGAAACATTGAAGCAATGGATCTTAAAAGTTTTAAAGACTGAGCGCTTTCGTTTCAGGATTTATAAAGATATTCCTTATGGTGTCACAATTGCTGATTTAATAGGTTCTAGCTTGCCACGTGCATTTGTCGAGGCAGAAATTAAACGAGAAGTAACAGCTTCATTGATGGAACATACACACATTCAGGATGTCCAGGAGTGGCAATTTGAGCGTGATGGTAAATGGATGAGGATCAAATTTAGAGTCGTTACTGTAGAAGGGGCATTTGATATTGATGAACAGTTAAAGGAGGTGGCTGCTTAA